A part of Dehalogenimonas sp. W genomic DNA contains:
- a CDS encoding four helix bundle protein gives MQNYKNLSVWQKAHRLAVDVYLLTEGFPSNEIYGLTSQMRRCSVSIPANIAEGCGRNGKAELSRFLHISTGSACELEYYLLLAGELHYISESQSNLFNEKVTEIKRMISSLTTTVKASNALSNNAN, from the coding sequence ATGCAGAATTATAAGAATCTGAGTGTCTGGCAAAAAGCACATAGACTTGCGGTTGATGTTTACCTGCTTACTGAAGGGTTTCCTTCCAATGAAATATATGGGCTGACTTCCCAAATGAGGCGTTGCAGTGTCTCAATCCCAGCCAATATTGCCGAAGGTTGCGGCAGGAATGGAAAGGCGGAACTGTCCCGTTTTCTACACATTTCCACCGGTTCTGCCTGTGAACTTGAGTACTATTTGCTACTGGCCGGCGAATTACACTATATTTCGGAGAGCCAATCCAACCTGTTCAACGAAAAAGTCACTGAGATTAAGCGGATGATCTCTTCCCTGACCACGACAGTTAAGGCGTCCAACGCCCTGTCGAATAATGCAAACTGA
- a CDS encoding branched-chain amino acid ABC transporter permease yields MEPLLVYALNALVYVGIFAIVAKSLNAEYGYTGLANFGKVAFFMIGAYGYALLVQAGVFWGLALVLAAVIASLFGLLISLPAIRLREDYLAIVTLTFGEILRIFFKAEDWLANGVWGINIPSVFAQGDFALRLWLNLALVAFVLLLSYLFMRYLANSPFGRIMRALRDDEVAADSIGKNRVKYKAIVFMVGSAMAGLGGALFANFVGYITPDSFLPIITFTIWMMVILGGPGSNIGVIVGAAAVQLFERGTIILKDYITLPIDPTNLQNIMFGLIIILILMYRPGGLFKESKINTLGTRRAMRWLNPSSK; encoded by the coding sequence ATGGAGCCGTTACTGGTATATGCGCTGAATGCCCTGGTTTACGTCGGCATCTTCGCCATCGTAGCCAAGTCTCTTAACGCCGAATACGGTTACACCGGTCTGGCCAACTTCGGCAAGGTGGCCTTCTTCATGATCGGCGCATACGGCTACGCCTTGCTGGTACAGGCGGGGGTGTTCTGGGGGCTGGCGCTGGTGCTGGCGGCGGTCATCGCCTCACTCTTCGGCCTTTTAATCTCCCTGCCGGCCATCCGGCTCCGGGAAGACTACCTGGCTATCGTCACCCTGACCTTCGGCGAAATTCTGCGCATCTTCTTCAAGGCCGAGGACTGGCTGGCCAACGGCGTCTGGGGCATCAATATTCCCTCGGTTTTCGCCCAGGGTGATTTCGCTCTCCGGCTGTGGCTCAACCTGGCTCTGGTGGCTTTCGTGCTGCTGCTGAGTTACCTCTTCATGCGTTACCTGGCTAATTCACCCTTCGGGCGCATCATGCGCGCCCTGCGTGACGATGAAGTAGCCGCCGACTCCATCGGCAAGAACCGTGTCAAGTATAAAGCCATCGTCTTCATGGTCGGCTCGGCCATGGCCGGCCTGGGCGGGGCGCTCTTTGCTAATTTCGTCGGTTATATCACCCCGGACTCCTTCCTGCCCATTATCACCTTTACTATCTGGATGATGGTCATCCTGGGCGGTCCGGGCAGTAATATCGGCGTTATCGTCGGCGCCGCGGCGGTTCAACTCTTCGAGCGCGGCACTATCATCCTCAAGGACTATATTACTTTACCGATTGACCCGACCAATCTCCAGAACATCATGTTCGGCCTTATCATTATCCTGATACTGATGTACCGCCCCGGCGGCCTGTTCAAGGAGAGCAAGATCAACACCCTGGGCACAAGGAGGGCCATGCGATGGCTGAATCCCTCCTCAAAATGA
- a CDS encoding DNA helicase, whose amino-acid sequence MTIRLSERFVSRYAELSKIIQRKVDKALKLLDADHRHPGLRSHPVQGAPGIFEAYVDDKYRMTFERSGEVLFLRNVDNHDECLKNP is encoded by the coding sequence ATGACCATCCGTCTGTCGGAGCGTTTTGTCAGCCGTTACGCGGAGCTGTCAAAGATAATCCAGCGCAAGGTTGATAAAGCCCTGAAGCTGCTGGACGCGGATCACCGGCACCCCGGCCTCCGCAGTCACCCGGTTCAGGGCGCGCCGGGCATTTTTGAGGCTTATGTGGATGATAAATACCGCATGACCTTTGAGCGGTCCGGCGAGGTACTGTTCCTCCGCAATGTTGATAACCATGATGAATGTTTGAAGAACCCCTGA
- a CDS encoding GIY-YIG nuclease family protein, translating to MATMREKTFAVYIMASEFNTVIYIGVTSNLKQRVYQHKAKLADGFTSRYNINKLVYYETCPQAEGAITREKQLKSWSRKRKNDLIEKFNPEWRDLYDEI from the coding sequence ATGGCGACGATGCGTGAAAAAACATTCGCCGTGTATATCATGGCATCCGAGTTTAATACGGTGATATATATCGGTGTTACTTCAAATCTAAAACAGCGGGTGTATCAGCACAAAGCCAAATTGGCCGACGGCTTCACCAGCCGATACAATATCAATAAGCTGGTGTATTACGAAACCTGTCCTCAGGCCGAAGGCGCCATCACCAGAGAGAAACAACTGAAGTCATGGTCGCGGAAACGGAAGAACGACCTGATAGAGAAGTTCAACCCTGAATGGCGAGATTTATATGATGAGATATGA
- a CDS encoding type II toxin-antitoxin system HicB family antitoxin, with amino-acid sequence MIREYIEAALQRAKYEIIEDAEPYYGEIPELPGVWATGANLEACRRNLADAVDAWVVFRLSQGMDIPALGKTRLKIPRRLKAGV; translated from the coding sequence ATGATTAGAGAATACATTGAAGCCGCTTTACAGCGGGCCAAATATGAAATCATTGAAGACGCAGAGCCGTATTATGGTGAGATTCCGGAGCTCCCCGGCGTTTGGGCTACCGGCGCCAATCTGGAAGCGTGTCGCCGTAATCTGGCCGATGCCGTTGACGCCTGGGTAGTATTCCGGCTCAGTCAGGGTATGGACATCCCCGCACTGGGTAAAACCCGTCTGAAAATCCCCCGCCGCCTTAAGGCCGGTGTCTAA
- a CDS encoding nucleotidyltransferase domain-containing protein yields MNLLEIISGSKLRAKLLGWLFSHPDERFYARQLTALLQEDSTNLSRELARLEKAGLLNRVIEGRQKYYQANRQSPIFDELHRLVIKTSGIADTLRAALMSVAEQIRVAFIYGSFAAGTENRHSDIDLMVIGDISPEELTVPLDIAEARLAREINPALYTPAEFRDKLDEGHHFLKTVTGAEKMFLIGDEDEFGRLAGRGQTKNTYDKPSGNSPLDDRI; encoded by the coding sequence ATGAATCTGCTTGAAATCATATCCGGCTCCAAACTCAGGGCTAAACTGCTCGGCTGGCTGTTCAGTCACCCCGATGAACGTTTCTATGCCCGCCAGCTGACCGCATTGTTACAAGAGGATTCCACCAACCTCAGCCGGGAGCTGGCGCGCCTGGAAAAGGCCGGTCTGCTGAACCGGGTCATTGAGGGGCGTCAAAAGTACTACCAGGCCAACCGGCAAAGCCCGATTTTTGACGAACTCCACCGGCTGGTCATTAAAACTTCCGGCATCGCCGACACGTTGCGGGCGGCGCTGATGTCCGTGGCCGAACAAATACGCGTCGCTTTCATCTACGGCTCTTTTGCCGCCGGCACGGAAAACCGCCACAGCGACATTGACCTGATGGTAATCGGCGACATCTCGCCGGAAGAGTTGACCGTCCCGCTGGATATTGCCGAGGCGCGGCTGGCCCGGGAGATAAACCCGGCGCTCTATACCCCGGCGGAATTCCGGGATAAACTGGACGAAGGACATCATTTCCTGAAAACAGTAACCGGAGCTGAAAAAATGTTCCTGATCGGAGACGAAGATGAGTTTGGCAGACTGGCTGGCCGAGGGCAAACTAAAAACACATACGACAAGCCGTCAGGAAATAGCCCACTTGATGACCGTATTTGA
- a CDS encoding fibronectin type III domain-containing protein, translating into MKKLNKIFSIVLTAAIMTSLLITSAIPVAAGTNEWSTVTIPGATGLVVSNEIESTGLLTQASDGTLFASLGIDGEYFLGKSTNGGRTWTTVKTPSFTGLNTGVTFDAGEWEIQAIATSPTDAAVVYIASLHTVFKSTDGGATFTKMASVPANGWGDSYDIVAMDVAMAGGTYKVVVGANYTGWPDSEVFYMDESDFFFNFQTIGTPSFGTQHDADQIYDVVLSPNFATDKGIVVLAEGDDNRPLISFNVNGGAWGSAVDAVEETDIDGSFWGGQIALPADFNIVSSPFFYVGIDGTGSTSGVYRVVGSPTTSSVLRLPAAISQMDVFSIDVVGNFASASIIIGSDEGEVAISTNAGASWTEGSDQLTGPGNEVYVCLADDFVTSGIACAMVAASGSINDESAFNLTVDKGVNWNQVSLVNTDITSIEAMEVGGGFTWLSTQNDYNGVVGQTAGTFTVTVPTLGTAVTTAADSVTLVNTGSVSLTAELNTWVTGDVDDISVAFSAAGSYNIVAGTMFITLPNGGDSVTISALLAGIGFDMDVTGGGTYSFIENFDGSGDNISITGTPPNYTVVLPDIAVVSNVNTVVTVDVTGGTISVSGPHWSGGSGDGTMTFDVNGESYTVTATGSTTVTGTVVTTSGTAPVYAGANPPVAGAFTLAYPITPVTANVTNSIWRMSGGNWERVLFTEDDAAIDLLTLSEDGAALFMGTFGDVNSLEKSMDNGENFDGTIFSDPPSLNTFIAVNAQTFIVGDNNGVVHRSADNGFIWTATTIKSGDSTPATAGDITAMATNGTAVVVGTDDGRFAFSADMGATWGAATKTADAATGEINAVALQMGSNTAAWGVTDDGKLVKSSKPSTDLDEGLLTNGVGVFSGAAPSDSYAVYALDANGEVIRLLSNGQATSIGDFTSGTALFGAGNTLTALVNGNAIRSYTDTLAVAVTGVTATANSTSSITINWAALADAEEYAVNVKTGSAEKNYFSATFAFGDATVDATTLTVTGLAADTTYYVSVWGVDPVDTFYGTTSVATKPDAVTTPVSLAPVAGAIGVPVNPSFQWGGVAGATSYTVEVATDALFTNIVKTLTTPIAAVAWDGASLANNTVYYWRVTATTATGTSAAVESVFTTVTAATPPVTVTSTTSPNITLTQLPAPDVATPGYIWIIIAIGGILTVLVIVLIVRTRRVV; encoded by the coding sequence ATGAAAAAGTTAAACAAAATCTTTAGTATCGTGCTGACCGCGGCGATCATGACCAGCTTGCTGATCACCTCCGCCATCCCGGTCGCCGCCGGTACCAATGAGTGGAGCACTGTCACCATCCCCGGCGCTACCGGGTTGGTTGTCAGTAATGAAATCGAATCCACCGGTTTATTGACTCAGGCATCAGATGGCACGCTGTTTGCGTCGCTTGGGATTGATGGTGAGTACTTTCTTGGCAAATCCACCAACGGAGGTCGCACTTGGACCACCGTTAAAACTCCCTCTTTCACTGGTTTGAATACCGGCGTCACTTTTGATGCTGGTGAATGGGAGATTCAAGCTATCGCCACTTCACCCACTGATGCTGCTGTGGTGTACATTGCCTCCCTGCACACCGTGTTCAAGTCCACCGATGGTGGCGCTACCTTCACCAAGATGGCATCCGTTCCGGCTAATGGCTGGGGCGACAGCTACGATATCGTAGCTATGGATGTCGCCATGGCCGGTGGCACCTACAAAGTGGTCGTCGGTGCCAACTACACCGGTTGGCCGGACAGTGAAGTCTTCTACATGGATGAGAGCGACTTCTTCTTCAATTTCCAGACCATCGGTACCCCGTCCTTCGGCACTCAGCATGACGCCGACCAGATTTATGATGTTGTGCTGTCCCCTAATTTTGCCACCGATAAGGGTATCGTTGTTCTGGCTGAAGGCGATGACAATCGCCCCTTGATTTCTTTTAATGTCAATGGCGGCGCCTGGGGTTCCGCAGTTGATGCTGTTGAAGAAACTGATATTGATGGCTCCTTCTGGGGCGGCCAGATCGCTCTGCCCGCTGACTTCAATATCGTTTCCAGCCCCTTCTTCTATGTCGGTATTGACGGCACCGGCTCAACCTCTGGTGTCTACCGCGTAGTCGGTAGCCCCACCACTTCTTCCGTGCTCCGTCTGCCGGCCGCCATCTCACAGATGGATGTCTTCAGCATTGATGTTGTCGGTAACTTCGCTTCCGCCAGCATCATCATCGGCTCCGACGAAGGTGAAGTCGCTATCTCCACCAACGCCGGCGCTTCCTGGACCGAAGGCTCAGACCAGCTAACCGGCCCCGGCAATGAAGTTTATGTCTGCTTAGCTGATGACTTCGTTACCTCCGGTATTGCATGTGCCATGGTCGCCGCTTCCGGTTCCATCAACGACGAATCCGCTTTCAACCTGACGGTTGACAAGGGCGTCAACTGGAACCAGGTCAGCCTGGTCAACACCGATATCACCTCCATCGAAGCGATGGAAGTCGGTGGCGGTTTCACCTGGCTGTCCACCCAGAACGACTATAATGGTGTCGTTGGCCAAACCGCCGGCACTTTTACTGTGACTGTTCCGACCTTAGGTACTGCAGTCACAACTGCGGCTGATTCGGTTACTCTGGTTAATACAGGCAGTGTTTCGCTTACTGCTGAGTTGAATACTTGGGTTACCGGCGATGTTGATGATATCAGTGTCGCGTTCTCCGCTGCTGGTAGTTACAATATTGTTGCCGGTACAATGTTCATCACTCTGCCTAACGGTGGGGATTCGGTTACTATTTCTGCCCTGCTAGCCGGCATTGGTTTTGATATGGACGTCACTGGTGGTGGTACTTATTCTTTCATTGAGAACTTTGACGGCTCTGGTGATAACATATCAATCACGGGAACTCCTCCGAACTACACTGTAGTCCTGCCCGACATTGCAGTTGTTAGTAATGTCAACACTGTTGTTACCGTTGATGTTACTGGTGGTACAATTTCCGTCTCTGGCCCTCACTGGAGTGGTGGGAGTGGGGATGGCACTATGACGTTTGACGTCAATGGTGAGTCCTACACAGTTACCGCAACGGGTTCTACCACTGTAACTGGCACTGTCGTCACTACTTCGGGCACTGCCCCGGTTTATGCCGGTGCCAACCCGCCAGTAGCCGGCGCTTTTACCCTTGCCTATCCCATCACTCCCGTTACCGCCAATGTCACCAACTCAATCTGGCGCATGAGTGGCGGTAATTGGGAACGCGTCCTCTTCACTGAAGATGATGCGGCAATTGATCTGCTGACCCTGTCTGAGGACGGCGCCGCCTTGTTCATGGGCACCTTTGGTGACGTGAACAGCCTGGAGAAATCCATGGATAACGGCGAGAACTTTGACGGCACCATCTTCTCCGATCCCCCGTCCCTGAACACCTTCATTGCTGTCAATGCTCAGACCTTCATCGTCGGCGACAATAACGGTGTGGTCCATCGCAGTGCCGACAACGGCTTCATCTGGACCGCCACCACCATCAAGAGCGGCGATTCTACTCCCGCCACCGCTGGCGATATCACCGCCATGGCCACCAACGGCACCGCCGTTGTCGTCGGCACTGACGACGGCCGCTTTGCCTTCTCTGCTGACATGGGCGCCACCTGGGGCGCGGCCACCAAGACCGCTGATGCCGCTACCGGCGAAATCAATGCCGTAGCTCTCCAGATGGGTTCCAATACCGCCGCCTGGGGCGTGACCGATGACGGCAAACTGGTAAAATCCTCCAAGCCAAGCACTGATTTAGACGAAGGCCTGCTGACCAACGGCGTCGGCGTCTTCTCCGGTGCCGCTCCGTCTGACTCCTATGCTGTCTACGCATTGGATGCCAACGGTGAGGTTATCCGCCTGCTGTCCAACGGCCAAGCCACCAGCATCGGCGACTTCACCTCCGGTACCGCTCTGTTTGGAGCCGGCAACACCCTGACCGCTCTGGTCAACGGTAATGCCATCCGCTCCTACACCGATACCCTGGCTGTCGCCGTGACCGGTGTCACCGCTACCGCCAACTCCACCTCCAGCATTACCATCAACTGGGCTGCTCTGGCTGATGCTGAAGAGTATGCGGTTAACGTTAAGACCGGCTCTGCCGAAAAGAATTACTTCAGCGCCACCTTCGCTTTCGGTGATGCCACCGTTGACGCCACCACCCTGACTGTCACCGGCCTCGCCGCTGACACCACCTACTATGTATCTGTCTGGGGCGTTGACCCGGTTGACACCTTCTATGGTACTACCTCAGTAGCTACCAAACCTGATGCTGTCACCACCCCGGTTAGCCTGGCTCCGGTTGCCGGCGCCATCGGTGTCCCGGTTAACCCGTCCTTCCAATGGGGCGGCGTTGCCGGTGCTACCAGCTACACCGTGGAAGTTGCCACTGATGCCCTCTTCACCAACATCGTCAAAACCCTCACCACCCCCATTGCCGCTGTTGCCTGGGATGGCGCTTCACTGGCCAACAACACCGTGTACTACTGGCGCGTGACCGCTACCACCGCTACCGGAACTTCCGCTGCGGTTGAGAGCGTCTTCACCACCGTGACTGCCGCGACTCCTCCGGTCACCGTGACCTCCACCACTTCACCCAACATCACGCTGACCCAGCTGCCGGCTCCTGACGTAGCGACCCCGGGCTACATCTGGATTATCATTGCCATCGGCGGTATCTTGACCGTCCTGGTGATCGTCCTGATCGTCCGCACCCGCCGCGTAGTGTAA
- a CDS encoding type II toxin-antitoxin system HicB family antitoxin, which translates to MKLPVLISQGEDGYYTAEVPVLPGCISQGKTKAEALVNIREAAELCLESMDEEGWTLPRHYSLNQVEVGA; encoded by the coding sequence ATGAAACTACCGGTGCTGATATCACAAGGCGAAGACGGCTATTATACAGCTGAGGTGCCCGTGTTGCCCGGTTGTATCTCTCAGGGTAAAACCAAGGCCGAAGCCCTGGTTAACATCAGGGAAGCCGCTGAACTGTGCCTGGAAAGTATGGATGAAGAAGGCTGGACACTCCCCAGGCATTATAGCCTCAATCAAGTTGAGGTTGGTGCCTGA
- a CDS encoding GIY-YIG nuclease family protein, with the protein MATMREKTFTVYIMASELNTVIYIGVTSNLKQRVYQHKAKLADGFTSRYNINKLVYYETCPQAEGAITREKQLKSWSRKRKNDLIEKFNPEWRDLYDEI; encoded by the coding sequence ATGGCGACGATGCGTGAAAAAACCTTTACCGTGTATATCATGGCATCCGAGCTTAATACGGTGATATATATCGGTGTTACTTCAAATCTAAAACAGCGGGTGTATCAGCACAAAGCCAAATTGGCCGACGGCTTCACCAGCCGATACAATATCAATAAGCTGGTGTATTACGAAACCTGTCCTCAGGCCGAAGGCGCCATCACCAGAGAGAAACAACTGAAGTCATGGTCGCGGAAACGGAAGAACGACCTGATAGAGAAGTTCAACCCTGAATGGCGAGATTTATATGATGAGATATGA
- a CDS encoding branched-chain amino acid ABC transporter permease — protein MNWEQIIVNSAVTGSLYLISAVGLTLLYGLVKFPNFAHAEFMAIGGFLGYFIAEQLGWPLFIAYPVAFMGAGVVGFLSYRGVFKPLADKAGTTIIHLMVASMALGFILRHTAGEIWGFSSRTFNIIWPIYEIGSLRVSLHWIIIIATAVAVGAGMHYMLTRTKIGKAIRATSSNPRLALAAGIDTTKVLMITWFVSAGLAGIAGLFRGVETRITPYVGWDIILPTFAVVVLGGIGSFYGAMVAAFAIGLAENIGVVLLSEIGLSTQYRMAIPFVILIIVLIFRPQGLAKAFKGN, from the coding sequence TTGAACTGGGAACAGATAATTGTAAATTCAGCGGTCACCGGCAGCCTGTATCTGATATCGGCGGTCGGGCTGACGCTGCTATACGGCCTGGTCAAGTTCCCCAACTTCGCCCACGCCGAATTCATGGCCATCGGCGGCTTCCTTGGCTACTTCATCGCCGAACAGCTCGGTTGGCCGCTGTTTATAGCCTATCCGGTGGCCTTCATGGGCGCCGGTGTCGTTGGTTTTTTGAGCTACCGCGGTGTTTTCAAGCCGCTGGCCGATAAAGCCGGGACGACTATTATCCATTTGATGGTGGCCTCTATGGCTCTGGGCTTCATCCTGCGCCATACCGCCGGCGAAATTTGGGGCTTTTCCTCCCGCACCTTCAATATCATCTGGCCCATTTACGAGATCGGCTCTCTGCGTGTCAGCCTCCACTGGATAATCATCATCGCCACCGCGGTTGCCGTCGGCGCGGGGATGCATTACATGCTGACCCGCACCAAGATCGGCAAAGCCATCCGGGCTACTTCATCCAACCCCCGTCTGGCGCTGGCTGCCGGCATCGATACCACCAAAGTGTTGATGATTACCTGGTTTGTGTCCGCCGGTCTGGCCGGCATCGCCGGGTTGTTCCGCGGCGTGGAAACCCGGATTACGCCCTATGTCGGCTGGGACATCATCCTGCCGACCTTCGCCGTGGTGGTGCTGGGCGGCATCGGCAGCTTCTACGGCGCCATGGTGGCGGCCTTTGCCATCGGGCTGGCGGAGAATATCGGTGTGGTGCTGTTGTCCGAAATAGGCCTGTCCACCCAGTACCGCATGGCAATACCGTTCGTTATTTTAATTATCGTGCTGATATTCCGGCCTCAGGGGCTGGCGAAAGCGTTCAAGGGTAACTAA
- a CDS encoding type II toxin-antitoxin system HicA family toxin, with product MPPLPVISGARCIEILAGLGCVVARVKGSHVRLRCPGRKPVTVPLHDELDRGTLRAILRSIGVSVAEFLALMKG from the coding sequence TTGCCGCCCTTACCCGTTATTTCCGGTGCCCGTTGTATTGAAATACTTGCCGGTCTCGGTTGTGTCGTAGCCCGTGTCAAGGGTAGCCATGTCAGGTTGCGCTGTCCAGGCCGCAAGCCGGTAACTGTCCCTCTTCATGATGAACTGGACCGGGGTACTTTGCGTGCTATTCTGCGGAGTATCGGCGTCAGTGTAGCCGAGTTTCTTGCTTTGATGAAGGGCTAA
- the rho gene encoding transcription termination factor Rho, with the protein MSREDLLELAKRMKVTGMTGAKKQDIILRLLQATTEQQGNIFCSGILEIMPDGYGFLRQGTLLPSSSDIYVSQSQIRRFGLRTGDMIIGQSRQAKPGEKYYSLLRVEAINDFNPEGAKRRPYFGSLTPTFPDRLLNLETDANILSTRLINLVAPIGRGQRGMVVSPPKAGKTMLMKNIANAVGSNYNDIHLMVVLIGERPEEVTDMRRSIKGEVMAATFDEAVENQTRVAELALERAKRMVESGKDVVILLDGITRLTRAYNLAMPPSGRTLSGGLDPVALHPAKKFFGAARNTAEGGSLTIIATCLVETGSRMDDLIYEEFKGTGNMELHLDRRLAERRVFPAIDIPRSGTRREELLHPDAAYRQIQLLRRMVGIIADDSNNFAEVTERVLDKLKKSKNNVDFLTNLTREKA; encoded by the coding sequence ATGAGCCGTGAGGACCTGCTGGAGCTGGCCAAGCGCATGAAGGTGACCGGCATGACCGGTGCCAAGAAGCAGGACATCATCCTGCGGCTGCTCCAGGCCACGACGGAGCAGCAGGGCAATATCTTCTGCTCCGGCATCCTGGAAATCATGCCGGACGGCTACGGTTTCCTGCGGCAGGGGACGCTGCTGCCCTCGTCATCGGATATTTACGTCTCCCAATCACAAATCCGCCGCTTCGGCCTGCGCACCGGCGACATGATTATCGGCCAGTCCCGCCAGGCCAAGCCCGGTGAGAAATACTACTCGCTGCTGCGCGTTGAGGCCATCAATGATTTCAATCCGGAAGGCGCCAAGCGCCGCCCGTACTTCGGCTCACTGACGCCCACCTTCCCCGACCGGCTGCTGAACCTGGAAACCGATGCCAATATCCTGTCCACCCGCCTGATTAATCTGGTGGCCCCCATCGGTCGCGGCCAGCGCGGCATGGTGGTTTCACCGCCCAAGGCCGGTAAGACGATGCTGATGAAGAACATCGCCAACGCCGTCGGCTCCAATTACAACGATATTCACCTGATGGTGGTGCTCATCGGCGAACGCCCGGAAGAGGTCACCGACATGCGCCGCTCCATCAAGGGCGAGGTTATGGCCGCCACCTTTGACGAAGCGGTGGAGAACCAGACCCGCGTGGCGGAACTGGCGCTGGAGCGCGCCAAACGCATGGTGGAAAGCGGTAAGGATGTGGTTATCCTGCTGGACGGCATTACCCGCCTGACCCGCGCCTATAACCTGGCCATGCCCCCGTCCGGCCGCACCCTGTCCGGCGGTCTGGACCCGGTCGCTCTGCACCCGGCCAAGAAGTTCTTCGGCGCGGCGCGCAACACCGCTGAAGGCGGCTCTTTGACCATTATCGCCACCTGCCTGGTGGAAACCGGCTCCCGCATGGATGACCTGATTTACGAAGAGTTCAAGGGCACCGGCAATATGGAACTGCACCTGGATCGCCGGCTGGCGGAACGCCGCGTCTTCCCGGCCATTGATATTCCCCGCTCCGGCACCCGGCGCGAGGAACTGCTGCATCCTGACGCCGCTTACCGGCAGATTCAGCTCCTGCGCCGCATGGTGGGCATCATCGCCGATGACTCCAACAACTTCGCCGAGGTCACCGAGCGTGTGCTGGATAAGCTCAAGAAGAGTAAGAATAACGTGGATTTCCTGACCAATCTGACGCGGGAGAAGGCGTAG
- a CDS encoding AbrB/MazE/SpoVT family DNA-binding domain-containing protein, whose translation MSELIQIRKKAQLTLPLSIRRQLNIEDGDVVDVRVQDGEIILKLKKLVDKDQAWFWSRRWQQGEAGVEADVTAGRVHEFADAGQAVAYLHKRTGGRRA comes from the coding sequence ATGTCGGAACTGATTCAGATACGGAAAAAAGCCCAGCTGACCCTGCCGTTGTCTATTCGGCGGCAACTGAATATTGAGGACGGCGACGTGGTTGACGTCCGGGTGCAGGACGGGGAAATCATCCTCAAGCTCAAGAAGCTGGTAGATAAGGATCAGGCCTGGTTCTGGAGCCGCCGCTGGCAGCAGGGTGAGGCCGGGGTTGAGGCTGATGTAACTGCCGGTCGGGTTCATGAATTTGCCGATGCCGGCCAGGCCGTGGCCTATCTCCATAAACGCACCGGTGGCCGCCGCGCCTGA
- a CDS encoding NYN domain-containing protein — protein sequence MKTNVYIDGFNLYYGALKYSPFKWLNLAMLCSNLFPNDTINQIRYFTARVKPSPHDLEAPLRQDIYLRALRTLPSLSIYQGRYVQHPTLSAQYPLVYINHPKRHAAVKPVLIDKPEYAYIANGEAKPEGSPVCAYVLKREEKGSDVNLASMLLADCYEDAFDKAVVISNDSDLCMPIELSIRRCGKHITVVNPHDKSYQSVHLKKIATAYMQNINRSVLAASQFPHTLSDSVGTITKPAGW from the coding sequence TTGAAAACCAACGTCTATATTGACGGTTTTAACCTTTATTACGGCGCATTAAAGTATTCCCCATTCAAGTGGCTGAACCTGGCCATGTTATGCTCAAATCTGTTTCCCAACGATACCATCAATCAAATCCGCTATTTTACCGCCAGAGTCAAACCATCGCCCCATGATCTGGAGGCACCGCTGCGGCAGGATATTTACCTGCGCGCTTTGCGTACTCTGCCGTCGCTTTCAATATATCAAGGAAGATACGTCCAGCATCCTACCTTGTCCGCCCAGTATCCCCTTGTTTATATCAACCATCCTAAAAGGCATGCAGCAGTTAAGCCGGTGCTGATAGACAAGCCGGAATATGCGTATATTGCAAATGGAGAAGCCAAACCTGAAGGCTCGCCGGTTTGTGCGTACGTCCTCAAACGGGAGGAAAAAGGTTCTGACGTTAATCTGGCCTCAATGTTGCTGGCTGACTGTTACGAAGATGCCTTTGATAAGGCGGTAGTCATCAGTAATGATTCAGATTTATGCATGCCGATAGAGTTATCTATCAGGCGTTGCGGCAAACACATCACTGTTGTTAATCCCCACGATAAATCTTACCAGTCAGTGCATCTTAAGAAGATAGCCACTGCATATATGCAGAACATCAACCGCAGCGTTCTCGCCGCTTCCCAATTCCCACACACCCTCAGCGACTCAGTAGGCACCATAACCAAACCCGCAGGCTGGTGA